A segment of the Camelina sativa cultivar DH55 unplaced genomic scaffold, Cs unpScaffold06117, whole genome shotgun sequence genome:
TCTTGTTCCTGAGCCATGTGATGGTATTGCGACAAACAGGCAGCAATATGAGAGCCATGTTGAATTTAAGAGTCTCCGCGCCACCTTTGGCGACACAAACGCAATAACCCATCACGTCATAGGCAGCTTTGTTCTTGTACTGAATGAATTTGTAAGCAAAGAGGCCACAGCAGATGCCAAGCCATAGCATCATGATCCATAATCTCTGCCAGTTATCAAGTATGAAGTATTTGATTTTCTCCGACCATCTCACCAAAGGGTTGGTCTCTTTTGCCGGTTTCAGCTTCTGACTTAGCAT
Coding sequences within it:
- the LOC109131836 gene encoding respiratory burst oxidase homolog protein D-like → MLLLQAPNQSVRIGDSRILSQMLSQKLKPAKETNPLVRWSEKIKYFILDNWQRLWIMMLWLGICCGLFAYKFIQYKNKAAYDVMGYCVCVAKGGAETLKFNMALILLPVCRNTITWLRNKTKLGTVVPFDDNLNFHKVIASGIVVGVLLHAGA